One genomic region from Streptomyces venezuelae encodes:
- a CDS encoding peptidase domain-containing ABC transporter: MKWQAYHTHQEGDTDCGPACVRTVLRRHGVHVDSAILRESVGLGEGGASLFRLQQVLDDYGVTSQAFRLTVNELHQAVTLAGPAIALTADEGLSHFVVVQEALPNGDFVISDPWFYRPRTVTADELSQTFSGETLVSETPSTDVGRWGRFRHSWKQSVFVNEVRENRRTITGVIALTLLVAALSISSSIYLQVSVDRFLQSDSISALTLTSLAFVGMVLAAGALQYIRGLIIVRFGQRVQRNLSERYVDKLLRLPVRFYSGRRTGDLASRLDDVQGIQTLLTSTTIGVSVDMAIVLIVGSYLAWSSLPLFGILMSSAFITVVASWSLYRGIRETSEEALQRDATLKSELINVLNHHEVVISHGKRAFAARRISDALSRRIESETRLGRLDNLSATIRLVTHGCFAVTVTWIGLLQAQSGRISLGQVLSFISLSGYFLTSLVNISTLQTTLQRSSAAIGRYRDIMTQREPVVLPSPTDVHARPGGAPAQPDLPHGTPSALSARGLTFSYPGTARRVVEDVSVTVPAGRSVHLAGDNASGKSTLLKLLAGLHTADAGTVFLGGVPLESLDPDTVHRKVLYLPEIPMIVNATVRENLTLGAHHSQDEVDQACALAHATSVVDSLDKGYDEVLREDGTRLSRGQLQKLALARAVLIRPDVFLFDESFSGIDQDAFVQIWDSLATTGATRVLVAHREVDDLRCDLTMRLDSAPDRAALTKEPA; this comes from the coding sequence ATGAAATGGCAGGCCTATCACACGCATCAGGAAGGTGATACGGACTGCGGCCCGGCCTGCGTGCGCACTGTCCTGCGGAGACACGGAGTGCACGTGGACTCCGCGATTCTTCGGGAATCCGTGGGGCTCGGCGAAGGCGGTGCGAGCCTTTTCCGGCTCCAGCAGGTGCTCGACGACTACGGCGTCACCTCCCAGGCCTTCCGCCTGACCGTGAACGAGCTGCACCAGGCTGTCACGCTGGCAGGACCTGCCATCGCCCTGACGGCGGACGAGGGGCTCTCTCACTTCGTCGTCGTCCAAGAAGCCCTGCCCAACGGCGACTTCGTCATCAGCGACCCATGGTTCTACCGGCCGAGGACCGTGACCGCCGACGAGCTGTCGCAGACCTTCTCCGGTGAGACCCTCGTCTCCGAGACCCCCTCGACCGACGTCGGCCGATGGGGGCGCTTCAGGCATTCCTGGAAGCAGAGCGTCTTCGTGAACGAGGTCCGCGAGAACCGGCGGACAATCACCGGGGTCATCGCTCTGACGCTCCTCGTGGCCGCGCTTTCGATCTCCAGCAGCATATATCTCCAGGTGTCCGTCGACAGATTCCTGCAGTCGGACAGCATCAGCGCCCTCACGCTGACCTCCCTGGCCTTCGTGGGAATGGTACTGGCCGCCGGAGCTCTCCAGTACATACGCGGGCTCATCATCGTCAGATTCGGTCAGCGCGTACAGAGGAACCTGTCCGAGCGCTACGTCGATAAACTCCTCCGTCTACCGGTCCGCTTCTACTCGGGCCGCAGAACCGGAGACCTGGCAAGCCGGCTCGATGACGTCCAGGGAATACAGACGCTCCTGACTTCCACCACGATCGGCGTATCGGTGGACATGGCCATCGTGCTCATCGTCGGCAGCTACCTCGCTTGGTCGAGCCTGCCTCTCTTCGGCATCCTCATGAGTTCCGCATTCATCACGGTGGTCGCCTCGTGGAGTCTCTATCGCGGCATTCGGGAGACATCCGAGGAAGCATTGCAGCGTGACGCCACGCTCAAATCCGAACTGATCAACGTCCTCAACCACCACGAGGTCGTGATCTCCCACGGAAAGCGTGCTTTCGCGGCCCGGCGGATCTCCGACGCTTTGTCACGGCGTATCGAATCCGAGACGAGACTCGGGCGCCTCGACAACCTCTCCGCCACGATCCGGCTGGTGACCCACGGCTGCTTCGCCGTCACCGTGACCTGGATCGGCCTCCTCCAGGCCCAGAGCGGCCGGATCTCGCTGGGGCAGGTCCTCAGCTTCATCTCGCTGTCCGGGTACTTCCTCACCTCGCTGGTGAACATCTCCACCCTGCAGACCACGCTCCAGCGGAGCTCCGCCGCGATCGGCCGCTATCGGGACATCATGACCCAGCGTGAGCCCGTCGTCCTCCCGTCTCCCACGGACGTCCACGCACGTCCGGGCGGCGCGCCCGCACAGCCGGACCTCCCGCACGGAACGCCCTCCGCCCTCTCGGCACGAGGCCTGACGTTCTCGTACCCGGGCACCGCGCGCCGCGTCGTCGAAGACGTCTCCGTGACCGTCCCCGCCGGGCGCTCGGTGCATCTGGCAGGGGACAACGCCTCGGGAAAGAGCACCCTCCTGAAGCTCCTGGCAGGCCTGCACACGGCGGACGCCGGGACGGTCTTCCTCGGTGGTGTGCCGCTCGAAAGCCTCGATCCCGACACCGTCCATCGCAAGGTCCTCTATCTGCCCGAGATCCCGATGATCGTCAACGCGACCGTCCGGGAGAACCTGACGCTGGGAGCACACCACTCCCAGGACGAAGTCGATCAGGCTTGCGCCTTGGCCCATGCGACATCCGTCGTCGACTCCCTCGACAAGGGCTACGACGAGGTCCTGCGGGAGGACGGGACCCGCCTGTCCCGAGGCCAGCTGCAGAAGCTCGCCCTGGCACGCGCGGTGTTGATCCGCCCCGACGTCTTCCTGTTCGACGAGAGCTTCAGCGGCATCGACCAGGACGCCTTCGTCCAGATCTGGGACTCCCTGGCCACGACGGGAGCCACTCGCGTCCTGGTGGCTCATCGAGAGGTCGACGACCTGCGGTGCGACCTGACCATGCGCCTGGACAGCGCCCCCGACCGTGCCGCCCTGACGAAGGAACCCGCATGA
- a CDS encoding PTS transporter subunit EIIC, whose amino-acid sequence MSTDSAAAAPKKSVWGGLFQGLQKMGRSLQLPIAVLPAAGIINRLGQPDVFGAEGLGWDNVAKVMAGAGGALLDGSLGLPLLFCIGVAIGMAKKADGSTALASVVGFLVYYTVLRQFPKDCPAGTQDIGGGCLGTDDSFAGYTYQNPGVFGGIVMGLLTAYLWQRYHRTKLVDWLGFFNGRRLVPIIMTFVAIAFAALCLWVWPPIGDGLESFSDWLVGLGAWGSGIFGLANRALLVIGLHQFLNVPIWFQFGTYEKPDGTTVHGDIPMFLAGDPNAGQFLTGFFPIMMFALPAAALAITHCAKPHRRKEVGGMMLSVALTSFVTGITEPIEYSFLFIAPLLYAIHAVLTGVSMAVTWAFGVKDGFSFSAGLIDYVINWNLATKPWLIIPIGLAFAVVYYAIFRFAITRFNLPTPGREPDEVGDEMERENVK is encoded by the coding sequence ATGAGTACCGACAGCGCCGCGGCAGCGCCCAAGAAGTCCGTGTGGGGCGGACTCTTCCAGGGCCTGCAGAAGATGGGGCGCAGTCTCCAGCTCCCCATCGCCGTCCTGCCGGCCGCGGGCATCATCAACCGGCTCGGCCAGCCGGACGTCTTCGGCGCAGAGGGTCTCGGCTGGGACAACGTCGCGAAGGTGATGGCGGGCGCGGGCGGTGCTCTCCTCGACGGCAGCCTCGGCCTGCCACTGCTGTTCTGCATCGGTGTGGCGATCGGCATGGCCAAGAAGGCGGACGGCTCGACGGCGCTCGCGTCCGTCGTCGGCTTCCTCGTCTATTACACGGTGCTGCGCCAGTTCCCGAAGGACTGCCCCGCCGGTACGCAGGACATCGGCGGCGGCTGCCTCGGCACCGACGACTCCTTCGCCGGCTACACCTACCAGAATCCCGGTGTCTTCGGCGGCATCGTCATGGGTCTGCTCACCGCATACCTCTGGCAGCGGTACCACCGGACGAAGCTGGTCGACTGGCTGGGCTTCTTCAACGGCCGCCGGCTCGTCCCGATCATCATGACGTTCGTGGCGATCGCGTTCGCGGCGCTCTGCCTGTGGGTCTGGCCGCCGATCGGTGACGGCCTGGAGAGCTTCAGCGACTGGCTGGTCGGGCTCGGCGCGTGGGGTTCGGGCATCTTCGGCCTGGCGAACCGGGCGCTGCTCGTCATCGGCCTGCACCAGTTCCTGAACGTGCCGATCTGGTTCCAGTTCGGCACGTACGAGAAGCCGGACGGTACGACGGTCCACGGTGACATCCCCATGTTCCTGGCGGGTGACCCGAACGCCGGCCAGTTCCTGACGGGCTTCTTCCCGATCATGATGTTCGCACTGCCGGCGGCGGCGCTGGCGATCACGCACTGCGCCAAGCCGCACCGGCGCAAGGAGGTCGGCGGCATGATGCTGTCGGTCGCGCTGACCTCGTTCGTCACGGGCATCACCGAGCCGATCGAGTACTCGTTCCTCTTCATCGCCCCGCTGCTCTACGCGATCCATGCCGTGCTGACGGGTGTGTCGATGGCCGTGACCTGGGCGTTCGGCGTGAAGGACGGCTTCAGCTTCTCGGCGGGTCTGATCGACTACGTGATCAACTGGAACCTCGCGACGAAGCCGTGGCTGATCATCCCGATCGGTCTCGCCTTCGCCGTCGTGTACTACGCGATCTTCAGGTTCGCGATCACCAGGTTCAACCTCCCGACCCCCGGCCGCGAGCCGGACGAGGTGGGGGACGAGATGGAGCGGGAGAACGTCAAGTGA
- a CDS encoding PTS transporter subunit EIIC — MSTATAQAAAPAKKRGSGLFQGLQKVGRSLQLPIAVLPAAGILLRLGQPDVFGAEGLGWDKVAAVFATAGDAVFANMPLLFCVGIAIGFAKKADGSTALAALVGFLVYKNVLTAFPTSEAVVNTTANKGVDVAATYNDPKVFGGIIMGLLAAVIWQRYHRTKLVDWLGFFNGRRLVPIIMAFVGTIMGVVFGLLWEPIGGVITDFGNWMTGLGALGSGIFGAINRGLLPVGMHQFVNTVAWQEIGSFTDSTGAVWHGDLPRFFHGDPTAGQFMSGFFPIMMFALPAVALAITHCARPERRKVVGGMMFSLALTSFVTGITEPIEFAFMFLAPLLYVIHAVLTAASMVITSALGVHHGFTFSAGALDYFLNWTYASKPWLIIPIGLAFAAIYYVVFRFAITKFNIMTPGREPEEEIEDLTKA, encoded by the coding sequence ATGAGTACGGCCACCGCCCAGGCCGCCGCTCCCGCGAAGAAGCGCGGATCCGGCCTGTTCCAGGGCCTGCAGAAGGTCGGTCGCAGCCTGCAGCTGCCGATCGCCGTTCTGCCGGCCGCGGGTATCTTGCTCCGTCTCGGCCAGCCCGACGTCTTCGGCGCCGAAGGCCTCGGCTGGGACAAGGTCGCCGCCGTCTTCGCCACGGCGGGCGACGCGGTCTTCGCCAACATGCCGCTGCTGTTCTGCGTCGGTATCGCGATCGGCTTCGCGAAGAAGGCCGACGGATCGACCGCGCTCGCCGCGCTGGTCGGCTTCCTGGTCTACAAGAACGTGCTCACCGCGTTCCCGACCTCCGAGGCCGTCGTCAACACGACCGCGAACAAGGGTGTCGACGTCGCCGCGACGTACAACGACCCCAAGGTCTTCGGCGGCATCATCATGGGCCTGCTCGCCGCGGTCATATGGCAGCGGTACCACCGCACGAAGCTGGTCGACTGGCTCGGCTTCTTCAACGGCCGCCGGCTCGTCCCGATCATCATGGCCTTCGTCGGCACCATCATGGGTGTCGTCTTCGGTCTCCTCTGGGAGCCCATCGGTGGCGTGATCACCGACTTCGGCAACTGGATGACCGGCCTCGGCGCTCTCGGCTCCGGCATCTTCGGCGCCATCAACCGCGGACTGCTCCCGGTCGGCATGCACCAGTTCGTGAACACCGTCGCCTGGCAGGAGATCGGTTCCTTCACCGACTCCACCGGTGCCGTCTGGCACGGCGACCTGCCGCGCTTCTTCCACGGCGACCCGACCGCCGGTCAGTTCATGTCCGGATTCTTCCCGATCATGATGTTCGCGCTGCCGGCCGTCGCACTGGCCATCACCCACTGCGCCCGTCCCGAGCGCCGCAAGGTCGTCGGCGGCATGATGTTCTCGCTCGCCCTGACCTCGTTCGTCACGGGCATCACCGAGCCCATCGAGTTCGCGTTCATGTTCCTGGCTCCGCTGCTGTACGTGATCCACGCGGTGCTCACCGCCGCCTCGATGGTCATCACGTCGGCCCTCGGCGTGCACCACGGCTTCACCTTCTCCGCCGGTGCGCTGGACTACTTCCTCAACTGGACGTACGCCTCCAAGCCGTGGCTGATCATCCCGATCGGCCTCGCGTTCGCGGCGATCTACTACGTGGTCTTCCGCTTCGCGATCACCAAGTTCAACATCATGACCCCGGGCCGCGAGCCCGAGGAGGAGATCGAGGACCTCACCAAGGCGTGA
- a CDS encoding glycosyltransferase: MKFADVLDQAWAEDSGPPTALGRDLRLVRAAAPELLALDVPAGSYGELTGAYRPDRAGAVTAVVLTHDEEQVIGACLRALTDDCDRMLLVDAESEDSTLGTARSAVAHVEHVTRAWTDDFAAQRNAAFEQAGPGGWLAHVDADETLSAESRGRLRAVLSALDHVLPGADLVVSPRILDTSQECHTDTRRVVRSGSALRFKGRLHERLYDAHGAQPPSVEVDVVFHHTGYEPEVITRKGKREKYARLVEVCLTEEPSNPKWHFYAVRDGLVGRQPGPDEALALFRRLREAHALYDRVPLSDYEAERWTDSLVLQCELALGFGGGREIGELAPLLHARGRVLEASYYRTFAEFSALLNRSSRLLDELSEGSRHQLPDHRQLVGRSYDLQALLALTCGRYDEVPVLLGEARSRRAGSLTTATVESLADRLPSWRDLPQTS; this comes from the coding sequence ATGAAGTTCGCCGATGTCCTCGATCAGGCCTGGGCCGAGGATTCCGGCCCGCCGACCGCGCTGGGCCGGGATCTGCGGCTCGTCCGCGCGGCCGCCCCGGAACTGCTCGCGCTGGACGTCCCGGCCGGCTCGTACGGCGAGCTCACCGGCGCCTATCGGCCGGACCGGGCAGGCGCCGTCACCGCCGTCGTACTGACACACGACGAGGAGCAGGTGATCGGTGCGTGTCTGCGCGCCCTGACCGACGACTGCGACCGCATGCTCCTCGTCGACGCCGAGTCCGAGGACTCGACCTTGGGCACCGCGAGGTCCGCCGTCGCCCATGTGGAACACGTGACCCGCGCGTGGACCGACGACTTCGCCGCTCAGCGCAACGCGGCGTTCGAGCAGGCCGGCCCGGGCGGGTGGCTCGCCCATGTGGACGCGGACGAAACCCTGTCGGCGGAGAGCAGGGGGCGGCTGCGGGCCGTCCTGTCGGCTCTGGACCACGTCCTACCCGGTGCCGACCTGGTGGTGTCCCCTCGCATTCTCGACACGAGTCAGGAATGCCATACGGACACCCGGCGGGTCGTCCGCTCCGGCTCGGCCCTGCGGTTCAAGGGGCGTCTCCACGAGCGGCTGTACGACGCGCACGGCGCCCAGCCTCCGTCCGTCGAGGTGGACGTGGTCTTCCACCACACCGGCTACGAGCCGGAGGTGATCACGCGCAAGGGGAAACGGGAGAAGTACGCACGGCTCGTGGAAGTGTGTCTGACGGAGGAGCCGTCGAATCCGAAGTGGCACTTCTACGCGGTGCGCGACGGCCTCGTGGGTCGTCAGCCCGGTCCCGACGAAGCCCTCGCACTGTTCCGGAGGCTCCGGGAAGCACACGCCCTGTACGACCGGGTTCCTCTGTCCGACTACGAGGCGGAGCGCTGGACCGACAGCCTGGTCCTCCAGTGCGAGCTGGCCCTGGGGTTCGGCGGCGGTCGTGAGATCGGGGAGCTCGCGCCTCTCCTGCACGCGCGGGGGCGCGTCCTCGAAGCCTCGTACTACCGGACGTTCGCCGAGTTCAGTGCCCTGCTCAACCGCTCCTCGCGGCTGCTGGACGAGCTCTCCGAGGGAAGCCGGCACCAGCTGCCGGACCATCGGCAGCTGGTGGGCCGCAGCTACGACCTCCAGGCCCTGCTGGCACTGACATGCGGCCGCTACGACGAGGTGCCCGTGCTGCTGGGCGAAGCCCGGTCCCGCCGGGCCGGATCGCTCACGACGGCCACCGTGGAGTCTCTCGCGGACCGGCTGCCGAGCTGGCGGGACCTTCCTCAGACCTCGTAG